A genomic segment from Pseudomonas sp. S09G 359 encodes:
- a CDS encoding DUF1345 domain-containing protein, which translates to MPFLARTHPRLSAAAVFGLAVGILVPAESLISKILIGWNAGVWTYLVLMLWLTIRAKAEDVKRIAEIEDENAGLVLFMVCIAAIASLATITFELVGSKDLATSERLLHYGFTGLTVIGSWLLIGVIFSVHYARLYYTWQGKEPALRFAEGLLTPNYWDFLYFSFTIGVAVQTSDVGVATRGLRKVVLGQSLIGFLFNTAILGFSINIAAGLFG; encoded by the coding sequence ATGCCCTTCCTCGCCCGCACTCACCCTCGCCTGTCCGCCGCCGCCGTGTTCGGCCTTGCCGTAGGCATCCTGGTGCCGGCCGAATCGCTCATCAGCAAAATTCTCATCGGCTGGAACGCCGGGGTCTGGACGTATCTGGTGCTGATGCTGTGGCTGACCATTCGGGCCAAGGCCGAAGACGTCAAGCGCATCGCCGAGATCGAGGACGAGAACGCCGGCCTGGTGCTGTTCATGGTGTGCATCGCCGCCATTGCCAGCCTGGCCACCATCACCTTCGAACTGGTCGGCAGCAAAGACCTGGCCACCTCCGAACGCCTGCTGCACTACGGCTTTACCGGGTTGACGGTGATCGGTTCATGGCTGTTGATCGGGGTGATTTTCAGCGTGCACTACGCCCGTCTCTACTACACCTGGCAAGGCAAGGAGCCGGCGCTGCGCTTTGCCGAAGGGCTGCTGACCCCCAATTATTGGGACTTCCTGTATTTCTCCTTCACCATCGGCGTGGCGGTGCAGACCTCGGATGTCGGCGTCGCCACCCGTGGCTTGCGCAAAGTGGTGCTGGGGCAATCGTTGATCGGGTTTCTGTTCAATACGGCGATCCTGGGCTTCTCGATCAATATTGCCGCAGGCCTGTTCGGCTAG